Proteins encoded in a region of the Prunus persica cultivar Lovell chromosome G4, Prunus_persica_NCBIv2, whole genome shotgun sequence genome:
- the LOC18778711 gene encoding myb-related protein Myb4 has translation MVKSQQCEKEAVKKGPWSPDEDHKLIAYIQRYGIWNWSQMPKPAGLARSGKSCRLRWVNYLRPDIKSGSFNKEEEEAILKLHETMGNRWSAIAATLPGRTDNEIKNYWHTHLKKRFKATEPVQEAQVFNDKKKFSETELFLLGEAPKASKLETISTSSSSGPVHGDHNKDQIAEQNICASETFGEQQSLWAESHIVQDSEAIFKDPGFTLSNPPTQSWLQEPIFPSGSSYNDASNDYWVNLSMQAEIDGI, from the exons ATGGTGAAGAGTCAGCAGTGTGAGAAGGAAGCTGTGAAGAAAGGGCCATGGAGCCCTGATGAGGATCACAAGTTGATAGCTTACATTCAGAGATATGGTATTTGGAATTGGAGTCAGATGCCAAAACCTGCTG GTCTGGCAAGGTCTGGGAAAAGTTGTAGGCTTCGTTGGGTGAATTACTTGAGGCCGGATATTAAGAGCGGAAGCTTCAacaaggaggaagaggaggccATACTCAAGTTGCATGAAACAATGGGAAATAG aTGGTCTGCTATTGCTGCAACACTTCCTGGAAGAACAgacaatgaaattaaaaattactGGCACACCCACTTGAAAAAACGGTTCAAGGCGACTGAACCAGTACAAGAAGCACAAGTGTTCAATGACAAGAAGAAGTTTTCTGAAACTGAACTCTTTCTTCTGGGTGAAGCTCCAAAGGCATCAAAGTTGGAGACAATTTCAACTTCATCAAGCTCTGGTCCTGTTCATGGTGATCATAATAAAGACCAGATTGCAGAGCAGAACATTTGTGCATCTGAAACATTTGGTGAACAACAAAGTTTGTGGGCAGAGTCACACATTGTGCAGGATTCTGAGGCAATATTTAAAGATCCTGGATTCACATTATCCAATCCTCCAACTCAGAGTTGGCTGCAAGAGCCCATATTCCCTTCTGGTTCATCATACAATGATGCCTCCAATGATTATTGGGTTAATTTATCAATGCAGGCTGAAATAGATGGAATCTGA
- the LOC18778748 gene encoding nitric oxide synthase-interacting protein homolog produces the protein MPQRHSKNNNDLAFFTYDEKKKLGYGTQKERLGRDSIKPFDACCLCLKHFINPMCCQKGHVFCKECIFECLLSQKKDIQRKQAAHTAQQKQENQEEEEKLLQQKARELEAFDQQNHGALPQYNDRNQSRDKTGFHGANSVKVTSYEEEALRTMKAFWLPSATPAAPAKVDAPSTSTVCPEGSEKLKLKSLFPVYYTEDSSEEKKSSSLDKTFICPSCKVTLTNTMSLVALSSCGHVFCKKCADKFMAVDKVCLVCDKGCKERHLVNLAKGGTGFAGHGDNLEAKDFKHLGSGSGLGLVRPAVKT, from the exons ATGCCTCAGAGGCACTCAAAGAACAACAACGACCTCGCTTTCTTCACCTACgatgagaagaaaaagctAGGCTATGGAACGCAGAAGGAGAGGCTGGGCAGGGACTCCATCAAGCCTTTCGACGCTTGTTGCCTCTGCTTAAAGCACTTCATTAACCCCATGTGCTGCCAGAAAGGCCACGTATTTTGTAAAGAATGTATTTTCGAGTGCTTGCTTTCTCAGAAGAAAGATATCCAGAG AAAGCAAGCTGCACATACTGCTCAGCAGAAGCAAGAGAaccaagaggaagaagagaagttACTGCAGCAGAAAGCTAGAGAGCTCGAGGCTTTTGATCAGCAAAACCATGGTGCACTACCGCAATACAATGATAGAAACCAGAGCCGAGATAAGACTGGTTTCCATGGTGCCAATAGTGTTAAGGTCACCTCTTATGAAGAAGAGGCGCTTCGGACAATGAAAGCATTTTGGCTGCCTTCTGCTACACCTGCAGCTCCTGCTAAAGTAGATGCTCCTTCTACAAGCACAGTCTGTCCAGAAGGAAGCGAGAAACTAAAGCTGAAGTCCCTTTTCCCAGTTTATTACACAGAAGACAGTAGTGAGGAGAAGAAATCTTCATCTCTGGATAAGACATTTATCTGTCCGAGCTGCAAGGTTACTTTGACCAACACGATGTCGCTCGTGGCTCTTAGTTCATGCGGTCACGTCTTTTGTAAGAAATGTGCTGATAAGTTCATGGCTGTAGATAAGGTTTGCCTTGTTTGCGACAAGGGATGTAAAGAAAGGCATTTGGTGAACTTGGCAAAAGGTGGAACAGGCTTTGCTGGCCATGGAGATAATCTTGAAGCAAAAGACTTCAAGCATTTGGGGAGTGGCTCGGGATTAGGGTTGGTTAGACCCGCAGTGAAGACTTGA
- the LOC109948386 gene encoding zinc finger protein CONSTANS-LIKE 4-like isoform X1, translating to MKKKCELCDSVAKMYCESDQASLCWECDIKVHAANFLVAKHSRTLLCHVCQSPTPWTGSGLNLGPTVSVCEKCVHTSNQEPRNEENDEQEEDDDHDHDHDDRDDGENNPEEEDDGDDDDGDRDDDDEEENQVVPWSPPPVSSSSLSSSEECFSESLSKSTTAFSCKRMRSCNSHSNFQQNEEGLNWDTRTRREPR from the exons atgaagaagaagtgtGAGCTTTGTGATTCTGTAGCAAAGATGTATTGTGAATCAGATCAGGCTAGCCTGTGTTGGGAGTGTGACATCAAGGTTCATGCTGCAAACTTCCTGGTGGCTAAGCATTCAAGGACTCTGCTTTGCCATGTCTGTCAATCTCCAACCCCCTGGACTGGCTCTGGACTGAACCTCGGCCCTACAGTTTCGGTTTGTGAGAAATGCGTTCATACTTCTAACCAGGAACccagaaatgaagaaaatgatgaacaagaagaagatgatgatcatgACCATGATCATGATGATAGAGATGATGGAGAAAATAAccctgaagaagaagatgatggtgatgatgatgatggggatcgggatgatgatgatgaagaagaaaatcaagttGTTCCATGGTCTCCTCCACCAGTCTCATCAAGTTCTTTAAGTAGTAGTGAAGAATGTTTCAGTGAAAGCCTCTCCAAATCAACAACAGCATTTTCATGTAAGCGCATGCGCTCCTGCAATTCACACTCGAATTTTCAG CAGAACGAGGAGGGCCTCAATTGGGACACAAGGACCCGAAGAGAACCCAGATGA
- the LOC18780862 gene encoding uncharacterized protein LOC18780862 produces MVKTMKLPIPKEVLKIWDEWNLRGCILLSLALQIFLFFFAPLRQKCRSKLIVGLIWLAYLLSDWVAAVAIGVITKSQGNPCDSGKNKDLLAFWASFLLVHLGGPDTITSFALEDNEFWLRHLIQLILQVLAAAYSFYMTLLENKLWFPTVLVFVVGTIKFGERTCALYLASLDHFGEIVLPEPEPGPDYEEAVEIYSTMRSVEVPTQVELPIRPMHIGNYRNPKFTVEGVLKESLDDVQLLQEAYRFFESFKGLIVGFLLSSKVRERSRDFFLKRTHVSAFQLIEYELSFMYEVLHTKVVVARHKVGYILRLLTFCSTIGALMLFALVGKHKFDTFDIALTYALLIGAIILDTLSVLNLICSDWTVIAFNNIWSRSYIGALILKLKRGRWSGSVSKYNMISNCLDEHPEWVYTFAGYMGVRGILDKIKVCFFSTSEAVTEDVKKFLFKQLRIKSLEANNRRAAMEASSQRGDWALLQTSNYLELKWSVGECQYAESVLLWHIATELYFAKKKPNADQERREICKLLSDYMFYLLVMQHNMMAPFLGNWHIVFQDTRAEAKRFFLKHKITDHGKACEKINAVEAKFRSAAVKGKSKSVLFDACFLVKQLEEVEEDPWKLMSRVWVELLSYASIKCRPIVHAQQPSRGGELLTFTWLLMNHLGLGTQFYELENQAGTKMVAVK; encoded by the coding sequence ATGGTGAAAACTATGAAGCTACCTATACCGAAGGAGGTCTTGAAGATATGGGATGAATGGAATCTGAGGGGCTGTATTCTCTTGAGCCTTGCacttcaaattttcttatttttttttgcaccACTCAGGCAAAAATGCAGAAGCAAATTGATTGTAGGGTTGATCTGGTTGGCGTACTTGCTCTCCGACTGGGTTGCTGCGGTTGCAATTGGGGTAATCACCAAAAGCCAGGGTAACCCTTGTGACTCTGGAAAGAATAAAGACCTTTTAGCATTCTGGGCTTCATTTCTTTTAGTGCATCTTGGTGGCCCTGATACTATTACTTCTTTTGCTCTAGAGGACAATGAGTTCTGGCTCAGGCATTTGATTCAACTCATTCTACAAGTCCTGGCAGCTGCTTACAGCTTCTATATGACACTTTTAGAAAACAAGCTTTGGTTCCCAACAGTCCTAGTGTTTGTTGTGGGAACTATCAAGTTTGGGGAGAGAACATGTGCTCTGTATCTTGCTAGCTTGGACCATTTTGGAGAGATTGTATTGCCAGAGCCCGAGCCTGGGCCTGACTATGAAGAGGCTGTGGAAATATACTCTACAATGAGGTCAGTCGAAGTTCCAACACAAGTAGAGCTGCCAATAAGACCAATGCACATTGGGAATTATAGGAACCCCAAATTTACAGTTGAAGGAGTTCTTAAAGAATCTCTAGATGACGTTCAGTTACTGCAGGAAGCATATCGCTTCTTTGAAAGTTTCAAAGGGCTCATTGTTGGTTTCCTTCTGAGCTCCAAAGTTCGAGAACGCAGCCGagatttttttctcaaaagaaCCCATGTTAGTGCTTTCCAATTGATAGAGTATGAGCTCAGCTTCATGTATGAGGTTCTCCATACCAAGGTGGTTGTGGCTCGTCACAAAGTTGGGTACATTCTCCGCTTACTTACCTTCTGTTCAACAATTGGTGCCTTGATGTTATTTGCTTTAGTTGGAAAACATAAGTTTGATACGTTTGACATTGCGCTTACCTATGCTTTGCTTATTGGGGCCATAATCCTGGACACTCTGTCTGTGTTGAATCTCATTTGTTCAGACTGGACAGTCATTGCCTTCAACAACATATGGAGCAGATCATATATTGGTGCATTGATATTGAAACTCAAAAGGGGAAGGTGGTCTGGATCGGTGTCCAAGTATAATATGATAAGCAATTGCCTGGATGAGCATCCAGAATGGGTGTACACTTTTGCTGGTTATATGGGCGTTAGAGGAATTctagataaaataaaagtctGTTTTTTTTCAACCTCAGAGGCAGTCACTGAAGATGTCAAGAAATTTTTGTTCAAGCAGCTGAGGATAAAATCTTTGGAAGCAAACAACAGAAGAGCTGCCATGGAGGCATCTTCACAAAGAGGTGACTGGGCTCTCCTGCAGACTTCAAACTATCTGGAACTCAAATGGAGTGTAGGGGAATGTCAATATGCAGAAAGTGTTCTTCTGTGGCACATAGCAACGGAACTCTACTTCGCGAAAAAGAAGCCCAACGCTGATcaggaaagaagagaaatttgcAAACTACTTTCAGATTATATGTTCTATCTTCTGGTGATGCAGCATAATATGATGGCCCCATTTTTGGGGAATTGGCATATAGTTTTCCAGGACACACGTGCAGAGGCCAAGAGGTTCTTTCTCAAGCACAAAATAACTGATCATGGGAAAGCTTGTGAAAAGATTAATGCTGTGGAAGCCAAATTCAGATCAGCCGCTGTGAAGGGTAAAAGCAAATCTGTGTTGTTCGATGCATGTTTCCTAGTAAAACAGCTTGAAGAGGTCGAGGAAGACCCATGGAAGCTAATGAGCCGAGTGTGGGTGGAATTATTGTCCTATGCTTCCATTAAATGTAGACCAATTGTGCATGCTCAGCAACCAAGTAGGGGTGGAGAACTTCTGACTTTCACTTGGCTACTGATGAATCATCTGGGCTTGGGAACACAATTCTATGAGCTGGAAAACCAAGCTGGAACCAAAATGGTGGCAGTTAAGTAA
- the LOC18780839 gene encoding disease resistance RPP13-like protein 4, giving the protein MSTRALVTTSFESPYVSLDLLSYLKSRQVTPFQIFNEVIMPDFLHQMSELKQLVEGSSSSGSSGSGSSSTANNGDDTIVEEDSYLQRMFEEIQNDLIYIKKACVKFKQWEEDQVNVSMKGLVFRALDDAFKQRTGSRDRREETSYIRDKLVKTHHLVSMLKKSLHSSPPLSSGNLKSQSLQRAKHSMIRWELNLHGRSVYLPTKLQEIEAESSTFKAIEAESSTFKEIEAVYNGLDVTLKLCFLCFSVFPENAVIKKKVLVHWWVGEGFIDTLGTSGKTAEDTANQFFNDFIEKGLIKPVYKKRRPSADSCSMEPSVRYAAIKLAKRAGFFSFDSNGNPTEDFTCSRRACLVKTEEGSSVHELPYRLEQEKVQSIINVNELNLDFRPEWFSKMKYVAVLQLGRWESSAKHLIQVEDSEFLKGLKNMRHLRYLSLRGVSRITELPASICKLSNLRILNLNGCVDLEQLPQGIGSLKNLTHLDMYECYLISHMPKGLALLSQLRVLKGFVIGEPRPGGNYCKLADLSGLENLRKLSIHVDKTSDAAKRELFSLAEFKKLQSLSISWSRLYDTPKKPLNLKRIATKKFTSRVKSTKPPPPPPPSPLMDPVSVPLKKLNLHYFPGSKMPDWLMQWDLTTLKKLYIRGGSLSNLCHGKEDNWAVEVVRLKFLEKLQMDWRKLQELFPSLTYLEIDKCPKLSFIPCDENGVWKKAD; this is encoded by the coding sequence ATGTCCACACGAGCCCTTGTCACCACATCTTTTGAGTCACCTTATGTGTCTCTAGATCTTCTTTCATACTTGAAATCTAGGCAGGTCACACcattccaaattttcaatGAGGTTATCATGCCAGATTTTCTCCACCAAATGTCCGAGTTGAAACAGCTTGTTGaaggcagcagcagcagtggCAGCAGTGGCAGCGGCAGCAGCAGCACCGCCAACAATGGCGATGATACCATCGTTGAGGAGGACTCCTACCTGCAAAGGATGTTTGAGGAAATTCAGAATGATCTCATCTACATCAAAAAGGCCTGTGTGAAATTTAAACAGTGGGAGGAAGATCAAGTCAACGTTTCTATGAAAGGTTTAGTTTTCCGGGCCTTGGATGATGCCTTTAAACAAAGAACAGGGTCACGAGATCGTAGAGAAGAAACCAGTTATATTCGGGATAAGCTAGTTAAAACTCACCACCTTGTCTCCATGTTAAAGAAGTCTCTGCATTCTTCTCCGCCACTCTCTTCAGGCAATTTGAAATCCCAGAGCCTACAACGTGCAAAACATTCCATGATCCGTTGGGAATTGAACCTTCATGGTCGCTCAGTTTATTTACCAACCAAATTGCAAGAAATAGAGGCGGAGAGTTCAACATTCAAAGCAATAGAGGCAGAGAGTTCAACATTCAAAGAAATAGAGGCGGTGTACAATGGTCTAGATGTCACATTGAAGCTCTGTTTCCTCTGTTTCTCAGTGTTCCCTGAAAATGCTGTCATAAAGAAGAAGGTTTTAGTCCATTGGTGGGTTGGTGAGGGGTTTATAGACACTTTAGGTACATCAGGCAAGACTGCTGAGGATACTGCAAATCAATTCTTCAACGACTTCATAGAAAAAGGCCTCATCAAGCCGGTGTACAAAAAGCGCAGACCAAGTGCTGATAGCTGCAGCATGGAACCTTCTGTTCGTTATGCTGCGATCAAGCTTGCAAAGAGAGCTGGATTCTTCAGTTTTGATAGCAATGGAAATCCCACCGAAGATTTTACTTGCTCTAGGAGGGCATGCCTTGTAAAAACTGAAGAGGGGTCTTCTGTACACGAATTGCCATACCGATTAGAACAGGAGAAGGTCCAAAGTATAATCAATGTGAATGAGCTTAATCTTGACTTTAGACCTGAATGGTTCTCCAAGATGAAATACGTAGCAGTTTTGCAGCTTGGGAGATGGGAGAGCTCAGCCAAGCATCTTATTCAAGTAGAGGACAGTGAGTTCTTAAAAGGGTTGAAGAATATGAGACACCTTCGGTACTTAAGCCTTCGAGGAGTCTCTAGAATTACGGAGCTTCCTGCTTCAATTTGCAAACTCAGCAATCTGAGGATCCTGAACCTCAATGGTTGTGTTGATTTGGAGCAGCTCCCTCAAGGGATAGGCTCACTCAAGAACCTGACACACTTGGATATGTATGAGTGTTACTTGATCAGCCACATGCCTAAGGGACTTGCTTTGCTCTCACAACTCCGAGTGCTTAAAGGGTTTGTGATTGGTGAGCCAAGGCCTGGAGGCAACTACTGTAAGCTGGCTGATTTGTCAGGCTTGGAAAATCTGAGGAAATTGAGTATCCATGTGGATAAAACGTCTGATGCTGCAAAAAGAGAGCTCTTTTCTTTGGCAGAGTTCAAAAAGCTCCAATCTTTATCTATATCATGGTCAAGACTTTATGACACTCCCAAAAAGCCTTTAAATCTCAAGAGGATTGCAACCAAGAAGTTTACGAGCCGGGTTAAATCAACaaaaccgccaccaccaccaccaccatctccATTGATGGATCCAGTTTCTGTTCCTTTGAAGAAACTTAACCTCCATTACTTCCCTGGTTCTAAGATGCCTGATTGGCTGATGCAGTGGGATTTGACTACACTAAAGAAGCTCTATATCCGGGGTGGAAGCCTCTCAAATCTGTGTCACGGGAAAGAAGACAATTGGGCTGTCGAAGTGGTGCGCTTGAAGTTCTTGGAAAAGTTGCAGATGGATTGGCGGAAACTGCAAGAATTGTTTCCAAGCCTGACCTACTTGGAGATAGACAAGTGTCCTAAACTCAGTTTCATCCCATGTGATGAGAATGGTGTGTGGAAAAAGGCAGACTGA
- the LOC18780714 gene encoding universal stress protein PHOS32: protein MASPSKSPLKEPGDRQSAAIVVQPSSPRYPPSGTPTSGAQRRIGIAVDLSDESAFAVKWAVQNYLRPGDAVILLHVRPTSVLYGADWGATDVSIPEDQESQQKLEDDFDNFTVTKANDLAKPLEEAKTPYKIHIVKDHDMKERLCLEVERLGLSAVVMGSRGFGASKTTSKARLGSVSDYCVHHCVCPVIVVRFSDEKDENDVAKQGKFGCPVVREEEPEFHDALEKDSDKAR from the exons ATGGCTTCTCCGAGTAAGAGCCCACTTAAAGAACCAGGAGATCGTCAGTCAGCGGCAATCGTAGTCCAACCGTCGTCCCCGCGTTACCCTCCGAGTGGGACCCCCACCTCTGGGGCCCAGCGCCGAATCGGGATCGCCGTCGATCTCAGCGACGAGAGCGCCTTCGCCGTCAAATGGGCCGTCCAGAATTACCTCCGCCCCGGCGATGCCGTCATCCTCCTCCACGTCCGCCCCACCAGCGTCCTCTACGGCGCTGACTGGGGCGCCACCGATGTCTCCATCCCTGAAGACCAAGAGTCTCAGCAGAAGCTCGAGGACGATTTCGACAATTTCACCGTCACCAAGGCCAACGACCTCGCCAAGCCTCTGGAAGAGGCTAAGACTCCGTACAAGATCCACATAGTGAAGGACCACGACATGAAGGAGAGGTTGTGCTTGGAGGTCGAGAGGCTCGGCCTCAGCGCCGTCGTTATGGGCAGCCGGGGCTTCGGCGCTTCGAAGACGACCTCCAAGGCCAGGCTCGGCAGTGTCAGTGACTACTGTGTGCATCACTGCGTCTGTCCTGTCATCGTCGTAAGGTTCTCCGATGAAAAGGACGAAAACGACGTCGCAAAGCAAGGTAAATTTGGCTGTCCGGTCGTGCGTGAGGAAGAGCCGGAGTTCCATGATGCTTTGGAGAAAG ATTCAGACAAGGCACGTTGA
- the LOC18778474 gene encoding protein PLANT CADMIUM RESISTANCE 12: protein MGDLEKQETVLKKVEEEEKERFLEGNGKSVVDFDVLCSTVALQTQGKLAAKLQSFHGGEEDGDVGDLGGVFRMWEGEVLDCLDDRRIALESLCCPCYRFGKNMSRAGFGPCSLQGTLHLILAVLVILNCVAFIVTKKQCFIYLAVAFTISLGTYLGYFRTQMKKKFNIRGSDSSLDDCIYHLICPCCALCQESRTLEMNNVQDGTWHGRGDTIYIGSLGEGGKSIFELQPPPIVSIKSPDP, encoded by the exons ATGGGGGATTTGGAGAAGCAAGAGACGGTGCTCAAGAAGgtggaggaggaagaaaaggagagattTTTGGAGGGAAATGGGAAGTCTGTGGTCGATTTCGACGTGCTGTGCTCAACGGTGGCTTTGCAGACCCAAGGCAAGTTGGCGGCCAAGCTGCAGAGCTTTCAtggtggagaagaagatggagatGTTGGGGATTTGGGTGGCGTCTTCAGGATGTGGGAAGGCGAAGTCCTTGATTGCCTCGACGACCGTCGTATTGCTCTCGAATCCCTTTG TTGCCCGTGCTATAGATTTGGGAAGAACATGAGTCGAGCTGGTTTTGGTCCTTGTTCGTTGCAG GGAACTCTTCATTTGATTCTTGCTGTTCTCGTCATTCTCAACTGCGTTGCCTTCATTGTTACCAAGAAGCAATGCTTTATATATTTGGCCGTTGCTTTCACCATTTCACTAGGAACATATTTGGGGTACTTCCGTACAcagatgaaaaagaaatttaacatCAGG GGTAGTGATAGTTCCTTGGATGATTGCATCTACCATCTTATCTGCCCATGCTGTGCATTATGTCAG GAATCCAGAACATTGGAGATGAACAATGTCCAAGATGGCACCTGGCATGGTCGGGGTGATACAATATACATAGGTAGCCTTGGAGAAGGGGGAAAGTCGATCTTTGAGCTACAACCGCCTCCAATTGTGTCAATCAAATCCCCTGACCCCTGA
- the LOC109948386 gene encoding zinc finger protein CONSTANS-LIKE 4-like isoform X2, giving the protein MKKKCELCDSVAKMYCESDQASLCWECDIKVHAANFLVAKHSRTLLCHVCQSPTPWTGSGLNLGPTVSVCEKCVHTSNQEPRNEENDEQEEDDDHDHDHDDRDDGENNPEEEDDGDDDDGDRDDDDEEENQVVPWSPPPVSSSSLSSSEECFSESLSKSTTAFSCKRMRSCNSHSNFQNEEGLNWDTRTRREPR; this is encoded by the exons atgaagaagaagtgtGAGCTTTGTGATTCTGTAGCAAAGATGTATTGTGAATCAGATCAGGCTAGCCTGTGTTGGGAGTGTGACATCAAGGTTCATGCTGCAAACTTCCTGGTGGCTAAGCATTCAAGGACTCTGCTTTGCCATGTCTGTCAATCTCCAACCCCCTGGACTGGCTCTGGACTGAACCTCGGCCCTACAGTTTCGGTTTGTGAGAAATGCGTTCATACTTCTAACCAGGAACccagaaatgaagaaaatgatgaacaagaagaagatgatgatcatgACCATGATCATGATGATAGAGATGATGGAGAAAATAAccctgaagaagaagatgatggtgatgatgatgatggggatcgggatgatgatgatgaagaagaaaatcaagttGTTCCATGGTCTCCTCCACCAGTCTCATCAAGTTCTTTAAGTAGTAGTGAAGAATGTTTCAGTGAAAGCCTCTCCAAATCAACAACAGCATTTTCATGTAAGCGCATGCGCTCCTGCAATTCACACTCGAATTTTCAG AACGAGGAGGGCCTCAATTGGGACACAAGGACCCGAAGAGAACCCAGATGA
- the LOC18779221 gene encoding uncharacterized protein LOC18779221, whose protein sequence is MVSSINPIPTSVKKLWERWNLRSFILLSLTLQTILILGAPFRKRAPNMAIIFIIWSSYLLADWAANFAIGLISNSQGNARGTGDNNEDLLAFWAPFLLLHLGGPDTITAFALEDNTLWLRHFLGLIFQVIAAIYVFIQSFPTNKLWPSTILLFLAGTIKYAERTRGLYLASLDNFKESMLKKPDPGPNYAKLMEEYSSKKEAKLPTHIELTAERSKESRTVTYVAEPGDMENDIAMVRHAYHFYKIFRGLIVDLIFSFHERFESRAFFQEREAKDAFRLIAIELNFVYEALFTKAVVVHSMRGCIFRAISFTAVSIALGFFYKLEKHDYHKFDVGITYTLLFGALGLDSIALFMLIFSDWTVAALTKSWQKSFVATILKKYLSFKRPSWSENTSCLDWIRQILFRRWYESISTFNLIDYSLKEREKMFPNIFDYPGIAYIKIIDLLGLKDLRDKMKYRHSTPLTRALWEFIFKELQSKSMLADDPETAKRICSARGDWVLQDSDWNSTEHSTFLRYIVEVDYDQSILLWHIATEFCYNMEWSDGDGDGCKISKALSDYMLYLLVMQPTLTSSVAGIGQIRFRDTCAEAKKFFSRRELGSGRSGGDEQQQEACQRILEVNTEVEPVAVKGDRSKSVLFDACILAKKLMDLKEKKWELMSKVWVELLSYTAGHCRANDHVQLLSKGGELVTFVWLLMAHFGIGEQFQINEGHARAKLIVGK, encoded by the coding sequence ATGGTTTCCTCCATAAATCCCATTCCTACAAGCGTCAAGAAGCTATGGGAAAGGTGGAACCTCCGGAGCTTTATCCTCTTAAGCCTCACATTGCAGACCATTTTAATTCTTGGTGCACCCTTCAGAAAGCGAGCACCCAACATGGCGATAATCTTCATCATCTGGTCATCTTATTTGCTGGCTGACTGGGCTGCTAACTTTGCAATTGGGTTAATCTCAAACAGCCAAGGCAATGCTCGAGGTACAGGCGATAACAATGAGGATCTTTTGGCATTTTGGGCTCCATTTCTCTTGTTACACCTTGGTGGTCCAGACACCATTACTGCGTTTGCTCTTGAAGATAACACGCTGTGGCTAAGGCATTTTCTTGGCCTCATATTCCAAGTTATAGCTGCCATATATGTCTTCATTCAATCATTTCCCACCAACAAGCTGTGGCCATCAACAATCCTCCTGTTTCTGGCAGGAACCATCAAGTATGCTGAGCGCACACGCGGTTTGTATCTTGCAAGCTTGGACAATTTCAAGGAATCCATGCTTAAAAAACCTGACCCCGGACCAAATTATGCAAAGCTCATGGAGGAGTACTCCtcaaaaaaagaagccaaacTTCCAACTCATATAGAGTTGACAGCAGAACGCAGCAAAGAATCCAGGACAGTAACTTATGTTGCGGAACCAGGTGATATGGAGAATGATATTGCAATGGTCCGACATGCTTACCACTTCTATAAAATCTTCAGGGGTCTTATTGTGGATCTCATTTTTAGCTTCCACGAACGCTTTGAGAGCCGTGCATTTTTCCAAGAAAGAGAGGCAAAAGATGCGTTTAGATTGATTGCAATTGAGCTCAACTTTGTATATGAAGCTCTCTTCACCAAGGCTGTTGTGGTGCATTCTATGCGAGGATGCATTTTCCGGGCTATATCCTTCACTGCGGTTTCCATAGCCCTTGGTTTCTTCTATAAACTAGAGAAACATGATTACCATAAGTTTGATGTTGGAATTACCTATACCCTGCTTTTTGGTGCTTTAGGCCTGGATTCAATAGCTCTTTTCATGCTTATATTCTCCGATTGGACTGTCGCAGCTCTGACGAAATCTTGGCAAAAATCTTTTGTCGCTACTATTCTAAAAAAGTACCTCAGTTTCAAGAGACCAAGTTGGTCTGAAAATACAAGTTGTTTGGACTGGATTAGACAAATCCTGTTTCGAAGGTGGTATGAATCCATCTCTACATTCAACTTGATAGATTATTCCCTCAAGGAACGCGAAAAAATGTTTCCTAATATTTTTGACTACCCTGGTATTGCCTACATTAAAATCATCGATCTCTTGGGCCTCAAGGATCTTCGagataaaatgaaatataggCACAGCACACCACTCACTAGAGCGTTATGGGAATTCATTTTTAAGGAGTTGCAAAGTAAATCCATGCTTGCAGATGATCCTGAAACAGCCAAGAGAATATGTTCGGCAAGAGGTGACTGGGTTCTCCAGGATAGTGATTGGAATAGTACTGAACACAGTACCTTTCTACGATATATTGTTGAAGTTGATTATGACCAGAGCATTCTATTGTGGCACATTGCTACTGAGTTCTGCTATAACATGGAGTGGAGCgatggagatggagatggCTGTAAAATCAGTAAGGCCCTGTCGGATTATATGTTATATCTCTTAGTTATGCAGCCCACTTTGACGTCTTCTGTAGCAGGAATTGGACAAATAAGATTTCGGGATACGTGTGCAGAAGCCAAAAAATTCTTTAGCAGAAGAGAACTTGGGTCAGGAAGATCAGGTGGAGATGAACAACAACAAGAGGCCTGTCAGAGAATCCTTGAGGTGAATACCGAAGTTGAACCTGTTGCTGTCAAAGGGGATAGAAGTAAATCCGTTCTGTTTGATgcatgtattttggccaaaaaattgATGGActtgaaggaaaagaaatgggAGCTAATGAGCAAAGTATGGGTGGAACTGCTCTCATATACTGCTGGTCATTGCAGAGCAAATGACCATGTTCAATTGCTGAGCAAAGGTGGAGAGCTTGTCACTTTTGTTTGGTTATTGATGGCTCATTTTGGCATAGGGGAGcaattccaaataaatgagggCCATGCTAGAGCAAAACTCATTGTGGGGAAGTAA